DNA sequence from the Cellulophaga sp. HaHaR_3_176 genome:
TAAAAGAAGTTACACACGGACTGTTACCACCACCTAAATATTTTCCTTTAAATGTGAAAATGAATAAGGAAGGGTATGAGAATTTTGATGAGGTTTTAGATAGAGGAACAACAGCATTATCGCCTAAAGAATTTGAAATTGCAGCTAACGAAACTGATGCAATTGTTTTAGATGTTAGGCATCAAGATGAGTTTGTAAAAGGACATATACCTCGTTCTATTTTTATAGGGTTAAATGGTGATTTTGCACCATGGGTAGGTGCTTTAATTGCCGATGTTAAACAACCATTACTTTTGGTAACACCAGAAGGTAAAGAAGAGGAAGCAATTACGCGTTTGTCGCGTGTTGGTTTTGATGGTACAATTGGATATTTAAAAGGTGGTTTTGAAGCTTGGAGAAAAGATGCAAAGGAATACGATACTATTACATCGTTAACGGCAAAAGAAGTTATACCTAAAATAAACTCAAAAGAAATACCTGTTTTTGATGTTAGAAAAGAAGGGGAATATGGATCAGAGCATGTTTTAAATGCAACGCACACACCTTTAAGTTCATTAAATGATTACTTATCTGAGTTTCCAGAAAAAAGTACATTCTACGTGCATTGTGCTGGTGGTTACAGATCTGTAATAGCAGAATCTATATTAAAGAGTAGAGGTATTCATAATTTTATTGATATTGCAGGTGGTTTTGGAGCTCTTAAAAGTGAGGGAGCAAAAGTTTCTGATTTTGTTTGCCCTACAACTTTATAAAAAAAAATATTTCATTATAAAAAGGCTCTTAAATATCTAGGTATTTAAGAGCCTTTTTGTTTTAGAGAACTGATTTTTATCATATTATTTGAGAATGTCAATCTTTAAATTTGTGCATATAATCAACAAATTTAAATATGATACAACTTGCTATTTCTCTTGTAAATTGGAACTACGGAATACTATTAATTAGTTCTTTTGCAGTAGTAGTTATTGGTTTAGTATTAATTGTTTTTTCTTTAATGAAAAATGATAAAAAGAAAAACAGTTAATAATTGGCAATTTCAATATCAGAAATCTGTATTACTTTTTCGCTGTTTTTACCACAGTAATTAGTGATAATTTGCCTTGTTTCAAAAGTGTTATTTTGTAACTTTATAAAAGGCATAAGGTCTTCAATATGGTTTATAGTGGTGTCATTAGCTACAAAAGCATATCCGATATAGGTATTATCTTGAACGACTATCAAAGCAGTTTCATTAAGTGTTCTTCCTTTTTCTTTAATTAGGAAGTTTTCAGAAGCAGATTTCACTTCTTTAATTAGTTTTTTAACCTTAGCATTATAATTTTCTGTAGTTTCAGTACCACGGCAAATACCATCACATTCAAGAATATCGTAATGCGAGCATGCGGCAACGTTCTCTTGTAGGTGACAAAATTTAGGGCACAACTTATAGGTTTTGCAAAGTTCTTGTAAAAAAATTCTACAATCTGTTTTATTATAGAGAGTGTAAAATGCATTCGGAGCCATTTTTAGAGTATTAGAGGCTAAATGCAGTATACCATTCCTATCTTCATAACTAAAAATACCGTAAGGCTGTATTTTTCTTTTTTGCGATCTATTATGTTCTGGGTAATGGTGTTTTATAGCTTCAGATTCCATTAGTAAAGCTAAAACCTCACTACCAGAAAGTTCAAAATCTATTGCTGAGGTTTCTTGGCACATTTTAATTTCTTTGGTTGCCTTATCGTAAAAGTGACTTAAAACTCTCTTCTTTATATTTATAGCTTTACCAACATAAATAATTTTACCTTTTTCGTTTTTAAAATAATACACCCCTGGTTTAGTGGGTAATTTATCAAAATCTTCTTTAGGTAAGCCAGGTGGTAGTGTCGCTTCTTGTGATTTTGAATTTAAAAAAGATTTAAATACCTCTTCAGCACCGTCAGTATATAATAATTTTTTAAATAAAATAGTAGTAGCATCAGCATCACCTCTAGCCCTATGCCGATCAGTTAACGGTATTTTTAAAGCAGAACATAATTTACCAAGACTATATGATTTGTAACCAGGGAGCAGTTTTCGAGAAAGCCTTACGGTGCAGAGTTTTTTTCTTGAAAAGGCTATGCCTATCATTTTAAATTCATTCTGAATTATATTGTAATCGAAATTTACATTGTGGGCAACAAAAATGGTATCTGTAGTAATTGCTAATATTTGTTCTGTAATTTCATGAAATTTAGGAGCATTCCTAACCATGTCGTTATCAATACCTGTAAGTCCAGTTATAAAATAAGGAATTTCACATTCAGGATCAACCAATGTGGTAAATTCATCTACCACATCATTACCATCAAATTTAAAAATAGAAATTTCAGTAATCTTATTTCCTTTTACTCCATTCCCTGTAGTTTCAATATCTATTATCGTGTACAAAAAGCTCTTTTTTTCTATAAAGTTAAGGCATTTTTTAGAGTGTAACTAATTCTCGATTTTTATGAAAAATTTTATGAAACGTATTGTTTTTTTTATTTCATTTGTTGTGTAAATTTTTGTGTTTAAACCTCTTGAGGAAACACTTTGAAAACAATATTAAAATTTGGGTTTTTAAGAATACGGAAATCATTTTTAAAAACAGTTCACCACGTTGAAATCCAGATAATAAGACAGATTTCTATTTTTCAATCTACACATTACTTAAGTTGTTCAAAAACAAAGCTTAAGGCTACTCTTTTTTTTACAAAACCAACCCATTATTTTACTTTTAAAATGATGAAATAAAATGTGAGTTAACCTGATTTTATACAAGGTATATGAAGGTTTTTTAATTCAATTTCTAAAATAAAAAAACAACAAATTAAAATTATAATTATGATCAAAACATTCGCAATTTCTTTAGTATTATTTATGACTTCTTTTTTAAGCCCTGTACAGGAGCAATATACCGTTAAGATGGCTTTTGAAGGGTTAGAAGATGGTGTTTATTACTTCTCATCAGAAGATGATGATTTTAGTACATTTTCATTTGATAATATTGATAAATCATTAGCCAGTAAATACAATTTTTCAGACAGAAAATTAATAGGCTCAAGCTTTGAAGTTACTTATGAAGCTGAACAATTAACAAATGAAGATGAAGAAGAGTATGAGGTTTTAACATTGAAAGACATCGTTAAAATCGAGAAAAAATAATTTTATTTGTCCGTTGCTAGTACAGGAGCTTGCTAAGATGGTTGCTGTGTTGGTAGCGGGCAAATTATAAAATAAAATACGACAAAAAATAAATTGAATAAAGAAGTAAAAGTTAGTAGAAAGTTTCTTTTTATATCACGTTGGGGAGAATCATTAGATATCGCCTTAGCAACCCTTCAAGAAGGGAACGAAGTGAAAATGTATATAGAAGATAAGCCCTCGAAAGAAATTGGTTATGGGTTTGTTAAAAAAGTACAAGATTGGAAAAAGCACGTAGATTGGGCTGATGTTCTAATTTTTGATTATACAGGCAACGGAAAAGTTTGTGCAGAGTTACGTGCGAATGGAAAGCTTGTTTTTGGAGGTACAGAATATACAGATTTATTAGAGTTAGATCGTAATTTTGGACAAGAAGAGCTTAAAAGACATAAAATAAACATACTTCCCTTTAAAGAATTTGAAACCTTTAAAGAAGCTATAAAATATGTAGAAGCAAATCCTAATGCCTATGTTATAAAACCATCTGGCGAAACACAAGAATTAAAACAATTGTTGTTTGTAGGTAATGATGATTCTGGCCAAGATGTTGTTAGAGTACTAAAAGCTTACGAAAAATCGTGGGGAGATAACTTTGGTACATTTCAATTACAGAGAAAAGTAAAAGGAGTAGAAATTTCTGTTTCTGCATTTTTTAATGGAACCGAATTTTTAACACCTATTAATATTACTTTTGAGCATAAAAAATTGTTCCCTAAAGAGTTAGGTGTTTCTACTGGAGAAATGGGCAGCAGTATGTTTTGGGTTAAAGATTCTCCAATTTTTGACAAAACATTGAAGAAGTTTGAACCTATTTTAGCAAAAAATCAATTTTACGGGCATATTGATTTAAATTGTATTGTAAATGGTAACGGTATTTATCCTTTAGAGTTTACATCACGTTTCGGGTTTCCACAAATATTTATTCAGAGAGCAGGTATTACCGAACCTTTTGGAGAAATGTTATATAAGGTTGCTTTAGGTAAAAAGTTTTCAATTCAAGTAAAAAAAGGCTTTCAGGTAGGTGCTTTTGTAGTCGTGCCACCATTCCCCTTTGAAGATAAAAAAACATTCGATTTATTTTCGAAAGATGCAGTAGTGATACTTAAAAAAGATTCTACCGATGGTATACACCCTATGCATTTAAAAAATGTAAATGACCAGTGGTTAATTACAGGTAATACTGGAATTGCGTTATTAGTAACAGGTACAGGTTTGACGATGAAAGATGCTCAGAAAATGATGTATAATCGCATAAATACCGTAATTATAAACAACTGTTATTACAGGACAGATATTGGTGATCGTTGGTTTGAAGATTCTGATAAATTGTGGTCTTGGGGGCTATTGTAATGAAAGAGGTCGTTTATAATTTTAAGAAATATAAAAGTAATCCTTTCGATTTTTTTAATCTTTTACCTGAAGATTGGCGGGAAGTATTACTGCCTATTTGGGAAAAGCATCATTTAGCGGCGGAAGTTTATGTGCTTTTAAATGAAAATAAGATTGTAGCAGGAGGAATTGTTTTTAAAGAATATACCGAAGATATGGTATGCTTTAAAGAGGACGCAATTTCTCTTTTGAACTCAGGGAGCTTATATATTGGTTATGTATACGTTATTGAGGCTGAAAGAGGAAAAGATTTAGGGTCACGATGGTTAAAATCTATAAAAAATGAATTTTCAAACACAAATTTTTGGTTAACAATAGAAGAAGAGGGCTTGAAAGGTTTTTACAAAAAGAATAATTTTGAACCTTATAAAGAATATTTTAAGAATAATGTTTTGGAATCATTATTAATTTTTGAAAATTAAAGTTGGATTAATAATTTTTTACTTTCAAAACAAAATTATTAGGAATAATCCTACATTTGTAAAAATAATTTGTATTTTCAATATATGAAAGTTGATACAGTCTGCATAATTGATGATGATCCTATATTTGTATACGGAACAAAAGTTCTATTAAATAATAATGGAAATTTTTGCTCAAATATTCTAGTATATGAAAATGGAAGAGAGGCTTTAGATGTTTTAGAAACTATGCTAAATACTAATGAGTTTCCTGATGTGATTTTTTTAGATTTGAATATGCCTGTAATGAATGGCTGGCAGTTTTTAGAAAAGTTTTGCAAACTTCCAAGGGTAGAGTTTAATACTAGAATATATATATTAAGTAGCTCAGTAGACCCTGCGGATATTCAAAAAGCTAAAAACTATAAAATTGTCAAAGATTTTATTTCAAAACCTCTTACTGCTGATGTATTTAGTGATTTATTAAGTGTAGTTGAAAAAGAAGTCGATTTTAAAAATGTATAACATTTTTAAAGAAATCATAATAAATAACATTATAAATAAATATTATTCAAATAATTAGTAGCATATTTTTCTTTTCATAAATTATACGAGAACTTGAATTTTTATAAAATAAGGTGGCTAATAAAACTATATGGGCCTCTTTTCACGTATATACTTCTAAATAAATTCTTCTATTTAGAAATTAATTCCATAATTATTATTTTCTGTTTAGATAATTTTAACGTCAAATAAGCATTTGAACGAAAAAAAGAATACTCTAAAGGAGTTATTGTATTTTTTTGACTTGCGTGATAGTATTTTTGTTGAAAATTAATATTATAGCAAGACGAAACTTTATTACAGTTAGTTTATAATCTGGGGGGATTTAACAATGCACTGTGTTTAAAATTAAAAATAAATTTTATTTTTTAATATAAAATGTAATGAATTACCTAGATGAACTATTTGCCAATATGTATTTATTGGTTTTTATAGCTATTGTTATACCATTCTTAATATCGTTAAGGATGTTTTTAATTATAATTTATTCAGTTCGTATTAAGAACTTAATGGATGACCCTGTTGATCGTAGTATGCACGAAAGAACAACTCCGACATTAGGTGGAGTTGGAATTTTTATTACATTTTCAATATCTCTTATTGTTTTAGGAATAGTGGCTCCACTTATACGAGAAGATTTAATAAAATTACTTTCAATCATCGTAGTTTGTATTACCCTTCTTTTTTTAGGGGTCAAGGATGATATGATTGGCTTTTCTCCAGTTAAAAAATTAATTGTTCAAATTTTCACAGGAAGCATAATTGTAAGTACTACAGACCTGAGGATAGCTTCATTGGAAGGTATATTTGGTGTTTACGAAATACCTTTTGTATTATCAATAATATTAACTGTTTTTGTTTTTACATTTATTATAAATTGTTTTAACCTAATTGATGGAATAGATGGTTTATCAGGGTCTATAGCAATACTAATTTGTATTTCTTTTGGTACATTTTTCTGTTTAAATCATGATTATTTAATGGTATTAGTATCGATGGTACTAATAGGCAGTATTTTAGGTTTTCTTAGGTTTAATCTATCAAAGACTAATAAAATATTCATGGGAGATTCTGGTACTATGTTTATTGGTTTTTTATTGCCATATATAGCTTTTTCTTTTTTAATTATGAATTCAAAAGAAAATATAGGTGTTACTATTCCTAATGGAATTATTTTCACTTTAGCAGTATTGTCATTTCCGATTTTAGATGCTTTAAGAGTTTTTATAGTCCGAATAAAAGCTAAGAGAAGTCCTTTTAGTGCTGATAAAAATCATATACATCACCGTTTAATTAATATAGGTCTTACGCACAGGCAGGCAGTATTGTGTATTGTACTTACAAATTCTTTTATAATAGCAATATCGTTAAGTATTCAAGGTCTAAACATTAATATTCAGTTGCTTATACTGATAATTTTGTCATCTTCACTTTATTTAGTGCCGTTTATGCCTGTATGTGAAAGAAAAATAATTAAAATTAAAAATGAGGAATAAGAAATTTTCTTCTCTTCATAAAACTGATTACCATAAATTTTAAAATAATATATATTGAAAAATAAAGTAGCCTTTATTACAGGTGTAACAGGTCAAGATGGAGCTTACTTAAGTGAGTTGTTGTTGAAAAAAGGATATGAAGTACATGGTTTAAAACGTAGATCATCACTTTTTAATACTGATCGAATTGATCACTTATATCAAGATCCGCATATTGAAAATAGAAATTTTATTTTACATTATGGTGATATGACTGATAGTACTAATCTAATTAGATTAATACAAGAAATTCAGCCAGATGAAATTTATAATTTGGCAGCAATGAGTCACGTTCAGGTATCTTTTGAAGTGCCAGAATATACAGCAAATGCAGATGGTATAGGTACATTGCGAATTTTGGATGCAGTTCGTTTATTAGGTTTAGAAAAGAAAACACGTATTTACCAGGCATCTACATCAGAGCTTTATGGAAAAGTACAGGAAGTTCCTCAGTCAGAGACGACACCATTTTACCCGCGTAGCCCATATGCAGTAGCTAAAATGTATGCATATTGGATTACTGTTAATTATCGCGAAGCTTATGGAATGTATGCATGTAACGGAATATTATTTAATCATGAATCTCCGATTCGTGGAGAAACTTTTGTTACTAGAAAAATTACAAGAGCAGTATCTAGAATAGCATTAGGTTTACAAGATAAATTTTACTTAGGTAATTTAGATGCTCAAAGAGATTGGGGGCATGCTAAAGATTATGTAAAAATGATGTGGATGATTCTTCAGGCCGAAGAGGCAGAAGATTGGGTAATTGCAACAGGAAAAACAACTACAGTACGTGATTTTGTTAAGATGGCATTTGATGAAGTTGGTATTGAGTTAGAATTTAAAGGAGAGGGAGTTACTGAAAAAGCTTTTGTTAAAGCTTGTAATAACCCTGAATTTGAAATAGAAATAGGAAAAGAAGTTTTATCAGTAGATCCTAAATATTTTAGACCTACAGAAGTTGAATTGTTAATAGGAGACCCGACAAAGGCGAAAACTAAATTGGGTTGGGAAGCAACACATCAGCTATCAGATTTGGTTAAAGATATGATGCAAGGAGATATTAAGTTGATGAAAAAAGACCAGTATTTGAAAGATGGTGGTTTTAATACTTTTAATTATTTTGAATAATAATATGTATTAGTTCCATAAATAAATTGGAATTTATTTTCAAACAAATTAAATATTTAAAATGATAAGTAAAGACTCTTACATATATATAGCAGGCCATAGGGGTATGGTCGGTTCAGCAGTTTGGCGAGCATTACAAAATGAAGGTTATACAAACCTTATAGGTAAAACAAGTGCAGAACTTGATCTTAGAAATCAAAAAGCTGTAAATGATTTTATTGTAAATGAAAAACCAGATATAATTATTGATGCAGCAGCTAAAGTTGGTGGTATTTTGGCTAATAATGATTTTCCATATCAATTTTTAATGGAAAATATGCAGATACAGAATAACCTTATTCAAGCTGCACATGAAAATAATATTGAAAAATTTATTTTTCTAGGCAGTTCATGCATATATCCAAAATTAGCACCACAACCTTTAAAAGAAGAGTATTTGTTAACGGCACCGTTAGAGCCTACTAATGAGTGGTATGCTATTGCTAAAATTTCAGGTGTCAAGTTATGCCAAGCTATCAGGAGCCAATTTGGTAAAGATTTTGTGAGTTTGATGCCGACTAATCTTTATGGACCTTTCGATAATTTTGATTTAAAATCATCACACGTGTTGCCTGCTATGCTTCGTAAATTTCATGAAGCTAAAGAAAATAATAATGCTGCAGTCACATTATGGGGTAGCGGAAAACCAATGCGAGAATTTTTACATGTTGATGATATGGCTCAGGCCGTTTTATTTGCTGTCAATAATGTATTACCTGATTATCTATATAATGTAGGGACAGGTACCGATATTACAATTAATGAGTTGGCAACAACTATTCAAAATTCAGTTGGTCATACAGGAGAAATTGTATGGGATAAAACTAAACCAGATGGTACACCTAGAAAACTAATGAATAGTGATAAGTTAAATAAACTTGGTTGGAAAGCTACTTATTCATTAGAGGATGGCATTAATAAAACATATTCTTGGTTTATTGAAAATCAAAATAATATAAAAAAGATTAATTTAAAATAAGATTTTTCTTATTTCAGATAATAATTTCAAAACTTTTTAGTGATTCAAATTTCAAATTTTACAAAAAATAAAGAGCTTCCTAAACTCTTTAGTGTTTTGCTTGATCAAGTTTTGATGAGTGTAGTAACCTTGCTTACAAGTGTTGTATTGGCAAGAACTTTTGATAAAGTTCAGTACGCCGATTTAGTTCTGTTATTTACATTAACACTGTTTAGTTTAGGTTTTCAAAGTTCAATAATATCTAAACCTTATGCTATAAATCAAAATGATTTAGGGGAGTTAAATAAGGAAAGTTACTATCAGTTTAACCTTAATTTGAAATTGATTTTCACCGTAGGTGTAGTTTTTGTTTTTCCTTTTCTATATTATTTTTCATTTGATGTATGGGATTTTCAGAGATTTTCTATTTTTCTATTTTATATAATTTCTTACACTTCATATTTTTTTATTAGAGAGACATTGCTAAGTGAAAGAAAAACAAAAGAAAATTTAAAATATGGGATTTTCTGTGCAACGGGCTTAGTAAGTCTTCTTTTATATATTCTATTTAGTAACAATAAGAACATAAACTTTTTTTTGATAGTTGCTTCAACTATTTATTCCTTAGTAAGTGCTTTTTATTTTATTTCAAATTATAAAAAAATTAAGTTGCCAAACTATACATGGCTTCAGTTTTGGAATATAAACTGGAAGATAGGTAAGTGGTTATTGGGGTCTAATTTTTTGTTTCATATAAGTTCAAGTATATATCCTTGGTTGCTTTTATACATTACAGAAAAAAAAGATATTGCCGTTTTTGGGGTTTTAATAAGCGTAGCCGCATTAGTTAACCCTCTTTTAACAGCATTAAGCTCTTATTTACTGCCATTATTTGTTAGTGTTAATTCTAAATATGATAAAATAAAAGAGTTAGTTGGTAAGTGGAATATTCTTTTTGCTTTAATGGCAATAGTCTTAGTTATTATAGGAGTGTTTTTAGGTCAAAATATAATTGTGTTATTATATGGTGAAAAATATCAAAATCTAGGCATATTGGTAATTTTTCCTTTTATTGTTCAGGCAATAAATGTATTTGCCCAGCCATTTAAGATAGCCTTGAATGCTATTAAACGAACTGATGTTAATTTTTGGATATTGATACCAAGAAGTATTATATCAGTTGTTTTAGGGTTTCTATTAATTAATAGATTTGGTTTAGTTGGTGTTTTTTACACAATGATTTTTGAAAATTTATTTTATCAAATATCCTACTATATAATTTATCGTAAAGTTTTTAAATTTTAATATAGCGGTAATGGATAAAAATAAAATTTTACTTATAGCCTTTGTTTCATTTTTAATTATGAACGCTATTACCTATAATTTGAATATTTTCATTTTAGGGAAATATGGGAAATTATTAGTGGCGATTTTAGGCATATTAATGATTCATACTTCTAAAGTAAAATTAAAAGCATTTTTCACCTATAATCGATGGGTTGTTTTCTTTTGGTTAGCATGTGTTTTATTCACTTTGGTTAATTATTATCAAAATGGATTTAGTATGAATTTATTTCAGAATAACATATTATTTATCGTATTCCTATATTTTTATTTTTTACTATCAAGTTCTTTTTTTGAGAGCTATAAATTTCCCAATTTTTATTTTTTAAAATATCTATCATATGCTTTAAATAGTAATTTAATAATTTGGACAGTTGTCGCGCTTATACTGCCTTTTAAAATTTGGCACACATTAGAAGATAGGACGGGGCTAGGGTTATTTTATGAAAATTATTTACAGTTAGGAATATTTGCATGTGTAGGAGCTATTGCTAATTTTTCAGTATATAAGTTCATAATTAAAAAACAGGGAAAAGTTTATTTTGCATTTTTTTTAGTATATGCTGTTTTAGTTTTTTTATCAAATTCAAGAAACGTTCAATTAATATTAACAGTTTTTGTGTTACTCAATTATGTTCCAAAAATTAAAGAATTACTTATAAAAAATGTCTATTTGATATCTGGATTAATTGTAGTTCTTAGTTTAATGTATTTTACAACCGAGTTGTTACTTACGGAAGATTTTACTCAGTTCACCACAGGTAGAAGTGCTATTTGGTATTACATTTTTGATTACTTCTCAAAGAATTCAATTTTTATAGGCAAAGGGATTTTTGGATTAAATGAAACTATTTTAGCAACTAATATTGATTCAAACTATTATTTTCAAAGGTTAGAGTTTTTATATTTCCATTCATCTTATATAGAAGTTTTATGTGCAAGTGGCTTAATAGGTTTTATTTTATTTGGCTTTGCAATAACAGTTGCTTTAAAAAAGAAAAAGAACTTTTACTATTCGATAATATTAATAAGCATTCTTTTAGGAGCGTTATTTGAAAGCTTTCTAGTTCAACCTACAATATTATTATCATTTCTATTTTGGTATTTTATGGTTTCAAAAGATAATTATAAAAACATAATTGCTTAAAAAAATATGAAGATGGAATTAAAAGAGAATGCCCCAATTGTCTTGTTTACATATAATCGTATAGATGAAATAAAAAAAACGATTCATGCTTTAAAAGCCAATTATTTAGCTTTAGAAAGTGAGCTTTATATTTTTTCTGATGGACCTAAAAGTGATAAAGATGAAGCGAAAGTTTTTGAAGTTAGAAATTTCATAGCAACAGTAGATGGTTTCAAAAAAGTAAAGGTTATTGAGTCTCAGAAAAATAAGGGTTTGGCTAATTCGATAATAGAAGGAGTTACGTCAATTATTAACCAACATGAAAAGGTTATTGTTTTAGAAGATGATTTAGTGACATCTAAAAACTTTTTAAACTATATGAATCAAGCACTTGAGTTTTATAACAATGCAGATGATGTTATTTCAATATCAGGTTTTACATTAAAATTAAAGGGGTTAGAAAATCATAATAAAGATTATTATTATGGTGTGAGAGCTTCATCTTGGGGTTGGGGTTGTTGGAGAAATAAATGGAATAGTGTTGATTGGGAATTAAAAGATTATAAAAATTTTATTTCAAATAAAGAAGAAATAAAGCAATTCAATGAAGGAGGTTCTGATATGGCTGGCATGTTAAATAATCAGGTGAATGGAGTTATAGATTCTTGGGCAATCAGATTTTGTTTTCACCAATTTAAAAATAATATGAAAACAGTTTTTCCAACGGTATCAAAATTAATAAGCATTGGTTTTAGTGAAAATGCAACGCATACTTCAGGTACTAAAAGGTTTAATACAGATTTAGATAATGGAGAAAAGCAAGTGTTTCAATTTAACAAGAATGTAATTGTAGATGATATTTTAAAAAAACAATTTAAATCTAAATTCTCTATAAAGGCAAGAGCTTTAGATAAGTTAAAAAAAATAATAGGAATATAAAACTTAGTATATGCTTTTTAATTCTTGGGAATTTATTATTCTATTGTTAATAACAACTGTGCTGTATTATAATTTAAAATATAAGCATGGTATTTTGTTGTTGTTTATAAGCTCATACTGTTTTTATAGTTTTTGGAGGTGGGATTTTGCCGTAATGATGCTAGCTGTGAGTTTAATAAATTTTTTCGCAGGTATTAAAATATCTAAAACAAAGCAGAAAGTAAAGAAAAAAGCATGGTTAGTTTTTGCAGTATTATTATCAATACTACCATTGGTA
Encoded proteins:
- a CDS encoding rhodanese-like domain-containing protein; amino-acid sequence: MKIEQIYTGCLAQGAYYIKSEGEVAIIDPLREVGPYLKRVANDNAKVKYIFETHFHADFVSGHVTLSKETGAPIIYGPNANPSFDAIIAKDGQEFKLGKITIVALHTPGHTMESTTYLLKDENGKDHAIFSGDTLFLGDVGRPDLAQKAADMTQEDLAGILFDSLRTKIMPLANDVIVYPAHGAGSACGKNMMKETVDTLGNQKSMNYALRADMTKEEFVKEVTHGLLPPPKYFPLNVKMNKEGYENFDEVLDRGTTALSPKEFEIAANETDAIVLDVRHQDEFVKGHIPRSIFIGLNGDFAPWVGALIADVKQPLLLVTPEGKEEEAITRLSRVGFDGTIGYLKGGFEAWRKDAKEYDTITSLTAKEVIPKINSKEIPVFDVRKEGEYGSEHVLNATHTPLSSLNDYLSEFPEKSTFYVHCAGGYRSVIAESILKSRGIHNFIDIAGGFGALKSEGAKVSDFVCPTTL
- a CDS encoding exonuclease domain-containing protein; amino-acid sequence: MYTIIDIETTGNGVKGNKITEISIFKFDGNDVVDEFTTLVDPECEIPYFITGLTGIDNDMVRNAPKFHEITEQILAITTDTIFVAHNVNFDYNIIQNEFKMIGIAFSRKKLCTVRLSRKLLPGYKSYSLGKLCSALKIPLTDRHRARGDADATTILFKKLLYTDGAEEVFKSFLNSKSQEATLPPGLPKEDFDKLPTKPGVYYFKNEKGKIIYVGKAINIKKRVLSHFYDKATKEIKMCQETSAIDFELSGSEVLALLMESEAIKHHYPEHNRSQKRKIQPYGIFSYEDRNGILHLASNTLKMAPNAFYTLYNKTDCRIFLQELCKTYKLCPKFCHLQENVAACSHYDILECDGICRGTETTENYNAKVKKLIKEVKSASENFLIKEKGRTLNETALIVVQDNTYIGYAFVANDTTINHIEDLMPFIKLQNNTFETRQIITNYCGKNSEKVIQISDIEIANY
- a CDS encoding phosphoribosylamine--glycine ligase; its protein translation is MNKEVKVSRKFLFISRWGESLDIALATLQEGNEVKMYIEDKPSKEIGYGFVKKVQDWKKHVDWADVLIFDYTGNGKVCAELRANGKLVFGGTEYTDLLELDRNFGQEELKRHKINILPFKEFETFKEAIKYVEANPNAYVIKPSGETQELKQLLFVGNDDSGQDVVRVLKAYEKSWGDNFGTFQLQRKVKGVEISVSAFFNGTEFLTPINITFEHKKLFPKELGVSTGEMGSSMFWVKDSPIFDKTLKKFEPILAKNQFYGHIDLNCIVNGNGIYPLEFTSRFGFPQIFIQRAGITEPFGEMLYKVALGKKFSIQVKKGFQVGAFVVVPPFPFEDKKTFDLFSKDAVVILKKDSTDGIHPMHLKNVNDQWLITGNTGIALLVTGTGLTMKDAQKMMYNRINTVIINNCYYRTDIGDRWFEDSDKLWSWGLL
- a CDS encoding GNAT family N-acetyltransferase, with amino-acid sequence MGAIVMKEVVYNFKKYKSNPFDFFNLLPEDWREVLLPIWEKHHLAAEVYVLLNENKIVAGGIVFKEYTEDMVCFKEDAISLLNSGSLYIGYVYVIEAERGKDLGSRWLKSIKNEFSNTNFWLTIEEEGLKGFYKKNNFEPYKEYFKNNVLESLLIFEN
- a CDS encoding two-component system response regulator — translated: MKVDTVCIIDDDPIFVYGTKVLLNNNGNFCSNILVYENGREALDVLETMLNTNEFPDVIFLDLNMPVMNGWQFLEKFCKLPRVEFNTRIYILSSSVDPADIQKAKNYKIVKDFISKPLTADVFSDLLSVVEKEVDFKNV
- a CDS encoding glycosyltransferase family 4 protein, yielding MNYLDELFANMYLLVFIAIVIPFLISLRMFLIIIYSVRIKNLMDDPVDRSMHERTTPTLGGVGIFITFSISLIVLGIVAPLIREDLIKLLSIIVVCITLLFLGVKDDMIGFSPVKKLIVQIFTGSIIVSTTDLRIASLEGIFGVYEIPFVLSIILTVFVFTFIINCFNLIDGIDGLSGSIAILICISFGTFFCLNHDYLMVLVSMVLIGSILGFLRFNLSKTNKIFMGDSGTMFIGFLLPYIAFSFLIMNSKENIGVTIPNGIIFTLAVLSFPILDALRVFIVRIKAKRSPFSADKNHIHHRLINIGLTHRQAVLCIVLTNSFIIAISLSIQGLNINIQLLILIILSSSLYLVPFMPVCERKIIKIKNEE
- the gmd gene encoding GDP-mannose 4,6-dehydratase — translated: MKNKVAFITGVTGQDGAYLSELLLKKGYEVHGLKRRSSLFNTDRIDHLYQDPHIENRNFILHYGDMTDSTNLIRLIQEIQPDEIYNLAAMSHVQVSFEVPEYTANADGIGTLRILDAVRLLGLEKKTRIYQASTSELYGKVQEVPQSETTPFYPRSPYAVAKMYAYWITVNYREAYGMYACNGILFNHESPIRGETFVTRKITRAVSRIALGLQDKFYLGNLDAQRDWGHAKDYVKMMWMILQAEEAEDWVIATGKTTTVRDFVKMAFDEVGIELEFKGEGVTEKAFVKACNNPEFEIEIGKEVLSVDPKYFRPTEVELLIGDPTKAKTKLGWEATHQLSDLVKDMMQGDIKLMKKDQYLKDGGFNTFNYFE